A region of Panthera uncia isolate 11264 chromosome D4, Puncia_PCG_1.0, whole genome shotgun sequence DNA encodes the following proteins:
- the BBLN gene encoding bublin coiled-coil protein, translating to MSGPNGDLGMPAEAGVEGEDDGFGEAEYAAINSMLDQINSCLDHLEEKNDHLHARLQELLESNRQTRLEFQQQLGEAPSDASP from the exons ATGTCAGGCCCCAACGGGGACCTGGGCATGCCGGCGGAGGCGGGCGTGGAAGGCGAGGATGACGGCTTCGGGGAAGCAG AATATGCTGCCATCAACTCCATGTTGGACCAGATCAACTCCTGTTTGGACCATTTGGAGGAGAAGAACGACCACCTCCACGCCCGCCTCCAGGAGCTGCTTGAGTCCAACCGGCAGACACGCCTTGAGTTCCAGCAGCAGCTCGGGGAGGCTCCTAGCGATGCCAGTCCCTAG